GCAAGCTCACGGAGTCCGGCACACCCAACCCATGGGGCGTTTGGGAGAATAACTTCTTCGAGAACCTACGGCGCCGCGCACCTGCGCACGGACTCGCCATGGCTGCGTTCGTCGTGCTCGTCGTCTTGGCGTGTCGTCGACGCTCACCCGAGTCTGCTGCTCTGATCGGACTTACCACGATTCCGTTTTGCTTCTATCCGTCCAACTATTACCTGCACCTCATCTTCCTGCTGCCGCTAGCGATCTCTGCCAAGCAGTCCCCTCGGCGGTTTGGAGAATGGGTGGCCATACTTTGTGCCCTCTGCGTGGGACAGTACGCAACTTACGATTGGGCGCATGGCTGGACGGATGAGTTCTTCAACTATCAGAGCTTCTTGCTCATCGCCGCGTTCGTCGCGATGGTGTGGCCCTTGGCGCGGGAGGGATGGAGCAAGACCCTTGCCTCGGGAACTCCTTCGAGCGAGACAGATGTGAGTGCCGGGGCGAAAACGTAGACAATAATTTTCGCGAGCCTCGACGCCCACGTCTATAGTCGCGCCCGTGGGCTCGGAGGCATCGATCCCGTTCAGAGCGTCCCAGGCCGCAGGGGCTGCTCCGGAGCCGGCCGCTTTGGCATCGGCGGCCCACGCGCTATGCGATGCGGGTCGTGCGGCTGAAGCCGAGACGATCGCGCGCTGGTTGATTCACCAACACCCCAACTTCTCGGGCGGCCAAATCGTGCTTGGGCGCGTTTTGTTCGAGCAGGATCGTCTCGATGAAGCCGCCGATATCCTGCGAGCCACCACGATCCAGTACCCGGCTTCGGTGGCGGCATACCGCTGGCTGTCCGAGGTGCTGGTACGTCAGGGGCGGTGGGCGCGGGCGCGGGCTGTCCTGAACCAAGCGGTCATGCTCTCACCCGCCAATCGCAGGCTGGGGCAGCTTCAGATGCTGGCGGGGCAAGCCGCGCAACGACAGGACGCCCCTGCAAACGTCATCGAGGCGCGAGACGACAGCACCACGAGAGCCATGAATCTTGCGACGCCTCTTCCGCCCCCGATCCCCGTGCAAGGACGGGAGCCGCGCAGTCGACTGAGCGAAGACGATCCCACCCCAACAGGCATCGCGCCGCCTGAAACACCGCTCTACGCGCGCCGGGACTTCCGCCCCGAGCCTGCCCAGGAGGCACCCTCCCCTGCGGCCGAAGTACGTCGCACCGCCTCGGTGTGGCCACCACCCCTGGTGGATCTGGCGCCGCCGGCCGAAGCCTCGCGGCTCCGGGCTCCCGAAAGCGCCGTGATCAACGTGGCGCCAACGTCACGCCCGCGAGACTTCGAGCACACCCCTTCGGTCACCTGGAAGGGCATTCCCGTACTGGACCAGCATTGGCGCCGACGCTGGCCCCGGGGCCTCGCGTGGGGCGCGGCCCTGGTCACGACAGCCGCGCTTGGCTTTGGAAGCCTGCGCTGGATGATGCGGGAGGCGCCGATCACGGCGACGATGCCGGAGGTGCCAAAGCCAGCACCGAGGGAAGCGCCCAAGGTGGTCGAAACGCGTCTGCCGCAACATGTGGAGCTCATGTTGAGCAGCCCCGCGTCCTTGCGCGAGGTCTTGAAGGCGCGGGAGGGAGGTTCTGAACCCGCAGAGGTCGCCAGCCGCAACCTGGCAGCCTCCCTGCTTCGCCTCGATTATGGAGAGCCCCTCGGCGCTCCGGGCTCGGACACGGCGCCAGACGCTCTCGAGGGGGAGCTTGCCGATGCGGCCCTGGCAACGGCCGTCTTCAACGCGCTCGCGGAGGGCAAACTGGACCGCGCAGGGGCGTTGGTGCAAGGCGCACAGTCCCGGCGCGAGGGCTCGATTTGGATACCTTTGGCCCAGGCGCGGCTGCTGCAAAGGCAAGGCAATCTCGAGGGGGCCCGCGACAAGCTCGCCACCCTTCCCGACAGCGACGCGACCGGGCCCCGCCTGCTGCACGCTGAGCTCGCGCTCGATGCCGGGCAGCCCTCCGAGGCCCTCGAGGCCCTGG
The DNA window shown above is from Myxococcales bacterium and carries:
- a CDS encoding tetratricopeptide repeat protein, whose protein sequence is MGSEASIPFRASQAAGAAPEPAALASAAHALCDAGRAAEAETIARWLIHQHPNFSGGQIVLGRVLFEQDRLDEAADILRATTIQYPASVAAYRWLSEVLVRQGRWARARAVLNQAVMLSPANRRLGQLQMLAGQAAQRQDAPANVIEARDDSTTRAMNLATPLPPPIPVQGREPRSRLSEDDPTPTGIAPPETPLYARRDFRPEPAQEAPSPAAEVRRTASVWPPPLVDLAPPAEASRLRAPESAVINVAPTSRPRDFEHTPSVTWKGIPVLDQHWRRRWPRGLAWGAALVTTAALGFGSLRWMMREAPITATMPEVPKPAPREAPKVVETRLPQHVELMLSSPASLREVLKAREGGSEPAEVASRNLAASLLRLDYGEPLGAPGSDTAPDALEGELADAALATAVFNALAEGKLDRAGALVQGAQSRREGSIWIPLAQARLLQRQGNLEGARDKLATLPDSDATGPRLLHAELALDAGQPSEALEALAPLEARNPTHPRLRQLAFEAEQALRPESAPAEVACTPDLPPNQLMACTGRLASHARRTGDRNEAARRLAQLAKLEATDPRILAEAVVTLSQIGQSGTAHVFLERLRRMTAQAFPAREWAELAWALGRGPANVKQMVPPRPWTAETRLLAARAAYARGNVRALAATLQEIGETAVRADDDLRWWRLLSRQTPASSMVLASRLRESRKPLGPVGTFVAGLLAENSRRLTSHFMGQALATPNHADRCWAASVYARAQRNLGRDPTRLPALRTLVEGGFCN